In Mucilaginibacter celer, one DNA window encodes the following:
- the hisIE gene encoding bifunctional phosphoribosyl-AMP cyclohydrolase/phosphoribosyl-ATP diphosphatase HisIE, producing MNIDFEKTGGLVPVIIQDEQTLEVLMLGYMNQEAYDKTVQENIVTFYSRSKNRLWTKGETSNNFLHVKSISIDCDNDTLLIKAKADGPTCHTGSRSCFNTEYNQNFILELENIIGDRYTNPVEGSYVNKLRNKGLNKIAQKVGEEGVETVIAALAETETDLINEASDLVFHLLVLLREKGLSLETIAKNLESRHR from the coding sequence ATGAACATAGATTTCGAAAAAACCGGCGGACTTGTCCCCGTGATCATACAAGACGAGCAAACATTAGAAGTACTGATGCTGGGTTACATGAACCAGGAAGCCTACGATAAAACCGTTCAGGAAAACATCGTAACTTTTTATTCGCGCTCAAAAAACCGCCTGTGGACCAAAGGCGAAACCAGCAACAATTTTTTGCATGTAAAAAGCATCAGCATTGATTGCGATAACGATACCCTGCTGATCAAAGCCAAAGCCGATGGCCCAACCTGCCATACCGGCTCGCGCAGTTGCTTCAATACCGAATACAATCAAAACTTTATCCTCGAGCTGGAAAACATCATTGGCGACAGGTACACTAACCCGGTTGAAGGATCGTACGTTAATAAGCTTCGCAACAAAGGCTTAAACAAAATAGCCCAAAAAGTGGGTGAAGAAGGCGTTGAAACAGTTATAGCCGCCCTGGCCGAAACAGAAACCGATCTGATCAACGAAGCATCAGACCTTGTTTTCCATTTATTAGTTTTGCTTCGCGAAAAAGGTTTATCGTTAGAAACTATCGCTAAGAACTTAGAATCAAGACACCGTTAG
- a CDS encoding WD40 repeat domain-containing protein codes for MIVQKTAELTGHANPIFTLELSQKPGILFTGGNDKGLVEWSLRDFSFIKVMFPVNASIYAIHCPEGYPLMFAGLRSGEVLVFDFIQQKLLKPLRHHRKAIFDIKSSVKKDELLIASEDGTVSVWSLKTLEMVHSISVSKDTVRCITVSPDQKQVAFGCRDNHIGIYDLEDYTIIKALHGHSMAVFSTAYSPDGAYLATGARDAQVKIWDSNTYQEIKNIPAHLFAVNHIAFHPTLPYFATASMDKSIKIWGSDDFKLYKNISREKGYPSHALSINKLAWNGPEQLLSVSDDKNIINWKIDF; via the coding sequence ATGATCGTACAAAAAACAGCCGAACTTACAGGCCATGCTAACCCGATATTTACGCTTGAGCTATCGCAAAAGCCTGGAATATTGTTTACCGGCGGCAATGATAAAGGTTTGGTTGAGTGGAGTTTGAGGGATTTTTCTTTCATCAAGGTGATGTTTCCGGTTAATGCCTCTATTTATGCCATTCATTGCCCGGAAGGTTATCCTTTAATGTTTGCAGGTTTACGCAGCGGCGAAGTTTTGGTATTTGATTTTATTCAGCAAAAATTACTTAAGCCATTAAGACATCACCGCAAGGCTATTTTTGACATCAAATCATCGGTTAAAAAAGATGAACTGCTCATAGCCTCCGAAGATGGTACCGTATCAGTCTGGAGCCTGAAAACTTTGGAGATGGTGCATAGCATTTCCGTATCAAAAGATACGGTTCGCTGTATTACCGTATCGCCCGACCAAAAGCAGGTTGCGTTTGGCTGCCGCGATAATCACATTGGTATTTATGATCTGGAAGATTATACCATCATTAAAGCCCTCCACGGGCATAGCATGGCTGTTTTTTCTACAGCATACAGTCCCGATGGCGCTTACCTGGCTACCGGGGCACGCGATGCGCAGGTAAAAATATGGGATAGCAATACTTACCAGGAAATTAAAAATATCCCGGCGCACCTGTTTGCCGTTAATCATATCGCTTTTCACCCTACCCTTCCTTATTTCGCTACGGCCAGTATGGATAAAAGCATCAAGATCTGGGGTTCCGACGATTTTAAACTCTACAAAAATATCAGCAGGGAAAAAGGCTATCCCAGCCATGCACTTTCCATCAATAAATTGGCCTGGAACGGGCCGGAACAATTGCTTTCGGTAAGTGATGATAAAAATATCATTAACTGGAAAATCGATTTCTGA
- a CDS encoding T9SS type A sorting domain-containing protein, whose product MAQTTYDWVGTTSTAWSTASNWKVGSSTPASAPSAATDIIRIGTNQTFTNLPAISSNVTCASLTFGAVNSTLTVNSGFTLTVNGDVTAKHGQSNVDLTTYTTTLAGLGTMLVKGNFNVGDNTMPPNGIILGLFALNGVVKVIINCQISLLTIQGNLAFTSVSNFTSGTNSGTGLNDTEFDLNSALTLNGQFKYQDIGTTVSTLTPNRNLFYASAGTANTTLTLTNAAPIGSFTTSSQYQYIDFYNPNVTGHATVIYAATSGSQTVYTGADGTTIGNAPQNYDALVLSGASTKVVDGSTFTIGNSFNTSGGTVNISTNNPTITIGTSGTSTASWTNSTTVTQGSGTIDLNGSLTNSGFFTLGSAATTISGNFTNSATFTQGSGSLTFDGASAQSFTDGGAGTTFGAVTFSGGGTKTITAGNFYIQNTGVITMSGNSQLNGNGNLTLISDATSSASIGVVPSGSSLAGNFKIQRFFKGSSTSLSKRGYRLISSPVYTGTVSSLKVFDLTYLLNDAYVTGAAGGGFNTPANNANNPSLYLFREDIKPSSTLFTSGPFKGINKINNSPVYNIGTQSRNNFQNVNDTTVNIPVGNGVLFFFRGNKTDNSTQTGTKTVLPYDYPEDVTFTQLGVPNAGTINVALWYKAGSTLLGYTNTSLANSTIRGYCLVGNPYASTINWEKFNRNSTSSTVYGANFPAANVTQSTIWVFNPSTKQYETYKQKSGSITSTADTTTTVNPTNSTATGAASNMIASGQGFFIRATSTNQSLSFREAAKTTTQPTSSNLIQLMSTREFVQQQQSTEQPNPLLRLKLSLDSINNDEVVMTFADTAHTAYNENEDAEDLGGNGALESLSLLSADSVRLAINHLPFPKTQDEVIPVYATAINSGTYRFDMTEVRSIPALYDVWLKDAVTRDSVDIKNNRSYSFNIDKSSPETFGDKRFTLIIRQNPAMMVRLLAFNADKIAEGAKITWQAQNEADYTIYTVERSTDNGKVFDPIGTIYSNNSKNYLLVDKTPVTGLNQYRLKQIDLNGGINYSNIVPLMYTAQPQQEISKISLYPNPTVDIVRTEVQPNGESRVKYKINITNVEGKIMASTTSSQPQWQNNVSSFAPGTYIMQVLNSGDNSIIGFKKFIKK is encoded by the coding sequence ATGGCGCAAACCACTTACGATTGGGTGGGCACCACAAGTACCGCCTGGAGCACGGCAAGCAACTGGAAAGTGGGCAGTTCAACTCCGGCTTCGGCACCGTCTGCTGCAACAGATATTATCAGGATAGGCACCAATCAAACTTTCACTAATTTACCGGCTATCAGTTCAAATGTTACCTGTGCTTCCTTAACTTTTGGTGCTGTAAATTCAACCTTAACTGTAAACAGCGGCTTTACACTCACTGTTAATGGCGATGTAACGGCCAAACACGGTCAATCAAATGTCGATTTAACTACTTATACCACAACGCTGGCCGGCCTGGGCACCATGCTTGTTAAGGGTAATTTTAATGTGGGCGATAATACCATGCCGCCCAATGGTATCATATTAGGTTTATTTGCTCTTAACGGGGTAGTTAAGGTAATTATTAACTGCCAGATAAGTTTACTAACTATCCAGGGAAACCTCGCATTTACCTCGGTATCAAATTTCACCTCGGGAACCAATAGCGGTACAGGTTTAAATGATACCGAGTTTGACCTGAACAGTGCTCTTACCCTAAACGGACAGTTTAAATACCAGGATATCGGCACCACCGTATCAACGCTCACTCCCAACCGAAACCTGTTTTACGCCTCGGCGGGTACCGCCAATACTACGCTTACTTTAACCAATGCCGCACCCATTGGCTCATTCACCACATCATCGCAGTACCAGTATATCGACTTTTATAACCCTAATGTTACCGGCCATGCTACGGTAATTTATGCTGCTACATCGGGCTCCCAAACCGTTTATACCGGGGCCGATGGTACTACCATTGGTAACGCACCACAAAATTACGATGCACTTGTGTTAAGCGGAGCAAGTACCAAAGTTGTTGACGGCTCAACATTTACCATAGGCAACTCATTTAATACAAGTGGCGGCACAGTTAACATCAGTACCAATAACCCAACAATAACCATCGGTACCTCAGGCACCAGTACCGCCAGCTGGACCAACAGCACCACCGTAACACAGGGTTCGGGCACTATCGATCTTAACGGCAGCCTTACCAATTCGGGCTTCTTTACTTTAGGCAGCGCTGCTACCACCATATCCGGTAACTTTACCAACAGCGCCACTTTTACACAAGGCTCGGGCTCATTAACCTTTGATGGAGCATCGGCACAAAGTTTTACCGACGGAGGAGCAGGCACCACTTTTGGTGCCGTAACTTTTAGCGGCGGCGGCACCAAAACCATAACTGCAGGCAACTTTTATATTCAAAACACAGGGGTAATTACCATGTCGGGTAACTCCCAGCTTAACGGCAACGGTAATCTTACATTAATCTCGGATGCTACCAGTTCGGCCAGTATCGGTGTTGTCCCATCGGGGAGCAGCCTGGCCGGCAACTTTAAAATTCAGCGCTTTTTTAAGGGAAGCAGCACCAGTTTGAGTAAACGTGGTTACCGGTTAATCAGTTCGCCTGTTTATACCGGCACGGTGTCGAGCCTAAAGGTTTTTGACCTTACCTATTTGCTTAATGATGCATATGTAACCGGAGCCGCGGGTGGTGGATTTAATACCCCTGCCAATAATGCCAATAACCCATCGTTATACTTATTCAGGGAAGATATTAAACCCAGCAGCACCCTTTTTACATCCGGGCCGTTTAAGGGTATCAACAAAATAAATAACAGCCCGGTTTATAATATAGGCACACAAAGCCGCAATAACTTTCAAAACGTAAACGATACCACCGTAAACATTCCGGTAGGTAACGGTGTTTTATTTTTCTTCAGAGGGAATAAAACCGACAACTCCACCCAAACCGGTACCAAAACCGTTTTGCCTTATGATTATCCCGAAGATGTAACTTTTACCCAGCTTGGCGTGCCCAATGCCGGTACAATTAACGTTGCACTTTGGTATAAGGCGGGCAGTACTTTGCTGGGTTATACCAATACTTCGCTGGCCAATTCAACCATCCGTGGGTATTGTTTGGTGGGTAATCCTTATGCTTCAACTATTAACTGGGAAAAATTTAACCGAAACTCAACCAGTTCTACTGTTTACGGAGCCAATTTTCCGGCAGCAAACGTAACACAATCAACCATTTGGGTGTTTAATCCCAGTACAAAACAATACGAAACTTATAAGCAAAAATCCGGATCGATAACAAGCACTGCCGATACCACCACTACCGTTAACCCAACCAACAGCACAGCAACAGGAGCGGCAAGCAACATGATTGCCAGCGGGCAGGGTTTCTTTATCAGGGCTACCAGTACTAATCAAAGTTTATCCTTTCGCGAGGCTGCTAAAACCACTACACAGCCAACTTCATCAAACCTTATCCAATTGATGAGTACGAGGGAATTTGTTCAGCAGCAACAAAGTACCGAACAGCCTAATCCACTGCTTCGCCTCAAATTATCGTTAGATAGCATTAATAACGACGAAGTGGTGATGACTTTTGCCGATACCGCACATACGGCATATAACGAGAATGAAGATGCAGAGGATCTGGGCGGTAATGGTGCCCTCGAAAGTCTTTCGCTATTATCTGCAGATAGTGTGCGCTTAGCCATTAACCATCTCCCTTTTCCTAAAACACAGGATGAGGTGATCCCGGTTTATGCCACAGCTATCAATAGCGGAACTTACCGTTTTGATATGACCGAAGTGCGCTCGATACCTGCATTGTATGATGTGTGGCTGAAAGATGCGGTTACACGCGATTCGGTAGATATAAAGAATAACCGCAGCTACAGTTTTAATATTGATAAAAGTTCGCCGGAAACATTTGGAGATAAGCGCTTTACGCTGATAATCCGTCAAAATCCGGCCATGATGGTGCGCCTGCTTGCTTTTAATGCCGATAAAATAGCCGAAGGAGCAAAAATTACCTGGCAGGCTCAAAACGAAGCCGATTATACCATCTATACCGTAGAACGCAGCACCGATAACGGAAAAGTGTTCGACCCTATAGGCACCATCTATTCCAACAACTCAAAAAATTACCTACTGGTTGATAAAACGCCCGTAACCGGCCTTAACCAATACCGCTTAAAACAGATTGACCTGAACGGGGGCATCAACTACTCTAACATTGTACCGTTGATGTACACTGCTCAACCCCAACAGGAAATCAGCAAAATCAGCCTGTATCCTAACCCTACCGTTGATATTGTGCGTACCGAAGTGCAGCCTAACGGCGAAAGCCGGGTTAAATATAAAATCAATATCACCAATGTTGAAGGCAAAATAATGGCCAGCACTACATCATCGCAGCCGCAATGGCAAAACAACGTGAGCAGCTTTGCACCGGGCACTTATATTATGCAGGTACTAAACAGCGGCGATAACAGCATTATCGGCTTTAAAAAGTTTATAAAAAAATAA
- a CDS encoding T9SS type A sorting domain-containing protein has product MKNKITLIIFLLFCSTASATVYDWVGGASPNPNAWTDKNNWKVPGTLGIGFTTPSAAPSSTDDIQVGVNFTFSSGNAPIITSNTTCASLSIGTLQSSTITVSGSSVTLTVTGAIKQLPSTISISILGSNTVTGTLAGTGNISCASVQAGDLITFLNVLALTTNNVQLVSSVANLTVSGNIGVYSTAYLVLTIPLGYNNAAFYLRGGTATVAGQIATKNVSSGVLAVGSTPSSSTFTIDVPAASTSTPNLKLTNATPLDGTSIAGSIDFYNNGGGSGTCSVEYSGASAQTVYTESSSLLNISPSAYQNIIFSSAGTKNVGSGNLSINGDWSSASGKVDVITNNPSVIFGGGTQSLSESGSDSGNGVVFKNVFFQGTNTKTMSGAGKFAVSSLGILTMGGSATLVSGGILTLKSDASGSATVASVPSGTAITGNVNVQRYVNGGAWYYRGYRLLTSPVNNGSGNFRLEYLKLSAFVTGTTQATGGFDTSPNANNPSIYFFRENTAYTNNSFTTGNFRGVNSLGSTPYSFDNEGSTYSLPSGNGFLFFFRGDRSSGISSATVISHVPENTTFTATGTLNQGNITVKQWYTGGALIYTTTTGSRVQGYNLVGNPYASTINFEKFNRKGTAGAVADASSSIYISGQQAQVYTTNSTLTPPSVFIWVFNPTTKQYETYQQNANQITSVADTTTTVNPGLQSVTGGVASNMIASGQGFFIRATASGQTMTFRESAKTSTQPNSASLTGVFSIPKDKTPIAMAFSSSSKLAATEASTNVPKPYAWPMPLIRLRLIKDSINFDGVVIVLVKGVSSAYNADKDAEDLGGNGAPESLSVLSSDSVKITIHRRPFPGKQQQTIPLFVDATASGDYKLRLTDLKDLPDLYEVWIKDNLTKDSVLAKVNSDYNFSIDKTNPASFGMNRFQLIVRQSIAHLAKLLNFTAQKINDCSKLSWIAQNEANYTTYIAQRSTDDGKTFITLDTVYSSNAKNYAVMDAKPANGLNQYRLTQIDLNGDTTLSKIVPLMYADTKNTISEVMSIYPNPATDVVYAQMRLKTNGPINYRINITNMEGKVVATANASQASWQNNVDAFIPGTYIMQVVDVKDNTLLGVKKFIKK; this is encoded by the coding sequence ATGAAAAATAAAATCACCCTGATTATATTTTTACTTTTCTGCTCAACGGCTTCGGCAACCGTTTATGATTGGGTTGGCGGTGCCTCGCCCAATCCGAATGCCTGGACCGATAAAAACAACTGGAAAGTACCCGGCACCCTGGGTATTGGATTTACAACACCATCAGCGGCACCATCATCAACAGATGATATCCAGGTTGGGGTCAATTTCACTTTCAGCAGCGGCAACGCGCCTATTATAACTTCAAATACCACCTGCGCGTCGCTTAGCATCGGCACCTTACAATCTTCAACAATAACAGTTTCGGGCAGCAGCGTTACGCTGACCGTAACAGGTGCTATAAAACAACTGCCAAGCACTATTTCGATAAGTATTTTGGGCAGCAATACGGTAACCGGTACCCTGGCCGGCACGGGCAATATCAGCTGCGCTTCTGTACAGGCCGGCGATTTGATCACATTTTTAAATGTGCTTGCTTTAACCACCAACAATGTTCAGTTGGTATCATCGGTGGCTAATTTAACCGTAAGCGGCAATATAGGCGTATATAGTACGGCGTATCTTGTTCTTACCATTCCGTTAGGGTATAATAACGCTGCGTTTTATTTAAGAGGAGGAACCGCAACTGTTGCCGGGCAAATTGCTACAAAAAACGTTAGCAGCGGCGTATTGGCCGTAGGTTCAACACCCTCGTCGTCCACTTTCACCATTGATGTACCTGCTGCATCAACATCTACCCCCAATTTAAAGCTTACCAATGCCACCCCGCTGGACGGTACCAGCATTGCGGGCTCGATAGATTTTTACAATAACGGCGGCGGTTCAGGCACCTGCTCGGTTGAGTATTCGGGTGCGAGTGCGCAAACTGTTTATACTGAAAGCTCTTCGTTGCTCAATATCAGTCCGTCGGCTTACCAAAATATCATTTTTTCATCTGCCGGCACCAAAAACGTTGGTTCGGGTAATCTGAGTATTAACGGCGACTGGAGTTCGGCATCGGGAAAAGTTGACGTGATTACCAATAACCCATCCGTAATTTTTGGTGGCGGCACTCAATCCCTCAGCGAATCAGGATCAGATTCGGGCAACGGCGTAGTTTTCAAAAACGTGTTTTTCCAGGGCACAAATACAAAAACCATGTCGGGTGCTGGAAAATTCGCGGTTTCATCCCTTGGTATCCTTACTATGGGCGGCTCGGCAACTTTAGTCAGCGGTGGTATCCTTACACTAAAATCGGATGCTTCCGGTTCGGCTACAGTTGCCAGCGTTCCATCTGGCACGGCAATCACTGGTAATGTGAATGTGCAGCGTTATGTTAACGGCGGCGCATGGTATTATCGTGGCTACCGGCTACTTACATCGCCCGTTAATAACGGATCGGGAAATTTCCGATTGGAGTACCTGAAGCTTTCGGCTTTTGTAACAGGTACAACCCAGGCCACAGGAGGTTTTGATACATCGCCAAATGCCAATAACCCCAGCATTTATTTTTTCAGGGAAAATACAGCTTATACAAACAATTCGTTTACAACCGGCAATTTCAGAGGGGTTAACAGTTTGGGTTCAACTCCTTATTCGTTTGATAACGAAGGTAGTACCTATAGTTTACCATCAGGTAATGGCTTCCTGTTTTTTTTCAGGGGCGACAGGTCATCCGGCATAAGCTCGGCAACCGTAATTTCGCACGTGCCCGAAAACACCACTTTTACAGCAACCGGCACCCTTAATCAAGGTAATATCACTGTTAAACAATGGTACACCGGCGGGGCGCTTATATATACCACCACCACAGGCAGCCGGGTACAGGGCTACAACCTGGTGGGCAACCCCTATGCAAGCACCATTAATTTCGAAAAATTTAACCGCAAAGGAACAGCGGGTGCTGTGGCCGATGCAAGCTCATCTATTTACATTTCGGGGCAACAGGCACAGGTTTATACAACCAACTCAACACTAACACCACCTTCGGTTTTTATATGGGTATTTAACCCTACCACCAAACAATACGAAACCTATCAGCAAAACGCTAACCAAATTACGTCGGTGGCCGATACCACAACCACCGTAAACCCCGGCTTACAAAGTGTTACCGGTGGCGTAGCCAGCAATATGATAGCCAGCGGACAAGGTTTTTTTATACGCGCTACAGCCAGCGGGCAAACCATGACTTTCAGAGAATCGGCCAAAACAAGTACCCAGCCAAATTCGGCATCGCTTACCGGGGTATTCAGCATTCCTAAAGATAAAACGCCAATAGCCATGGCATTTAGTTCCAGCAGCAAACTTGCTGCTACCGAAGCAAGCACGAACGTACCTAAACCTTACGCCTGGCCAATGCCGTTAATCAGGCTGCGACTAATTAAAGATTCGATTAATTTTGATGGCGTAGTGATTGTACTTGTAAAGGGCGTGTCATCGGCATATAATGCAGATAAAGATGCAGAAGACCTTGGCGGAAACGGCGCACCGGAAAGCCTCTCGGTATTATCCAGCGATAGTGTTAAGATCACCATTCACCGCCGCCCCTTCCCCGGCAAACAGCAGCAAACTATACCTTTATTTGTAGATGCCACTGCATCCGGCGATTATAAACTGCGCCTGACTGATCTGAAAGATCTGCCTGATTTGTACGAGGTATGGATTAAAGATAATCTGACCAAAGATTCGGTATTGGCTAAGGTAAACAGTGACTATAACTTCAGCATCGATAAAACAAACCCTGCCAGTTTTGGCATGAACCGCTTTCAGCTTATTGTACGCCAAAGCATTGCACATTTGGCTAAACTGCTTAATTTTACCGCACAAAAAATAAACGATTGCTCAAAACTTAGCTGGATTGCTCAAAACGAAGCTAACTACACCACCTATATCGCCCAACGCAGCACCGACGATGGCAAAACGTTTATTACGCTCGATACCGTTTATTCCAGCAATGCTAAAAACTATGCTGTGATGGATGCGAAACCTGCAAATGGATTAAATCAATACCGGCTAACCCAAATTGATCTGAACGGCGACACAACCTTATCCAAAATTGTCCCACTAATGTATGCCGATACTAAAAACACTATTAGCGAGGTTATGAGTATATATCCCAACCCTGCAACCGATGTGGTATACGCACAAATGAGATTAAAAACCAACGGACCAATCAATTATCGCATCAATATTACCAATATGGAGGGCAAGGTGGTTGCTACTGCCAATGCATCGCAAGCCAGCTGGCAAAACAATGTTGATGCATTTATACCGGGCACCTATATTATGCAGGTTGTTGATGTAAAGGACAATACGCTTTTAGGTGTAAAGAAATTTATCAAAAAATAG
- a CDS encoding C40 family peptidase, translating to MEYGICNLAVIPLRAEPNERSEQVSQLLFGEAFEITEWQTNWVKIIAENDGYIGWIGRLQFAMLGHIAYKHIKHHAPQLTYRAVTQAWKISDNSVIYLPAGSSLTFLEGTSCRIGNERFEIIGEIGEREDITATAKSFLNSPYLWGGRTHFGIDCSGFTQVVYKMKGIRLKRDASMQVKEGKKVESLQEAKTGDLAFFDNAEGKVTHVGILLNNEHIIHASGKVKTDTIDNEGIYSADQKRHTHKLCGIRRFIP from the coding sequence ATGGAATACGGGATCTGTAACCTTGCCGTAATTCCGCTCAGGGCTGAGCCTAACGAACGGAGTGAGCAGGTTTCGCAATTATTATTTGGAGAGGCTTTTGAAATTACCGAGTGGCAAACCAACTGGGTTAAAATAATTGCCGAAAATGACGGCTACATTGGCTGGATAGGGCGCCTGCAATTTGCCATGTTAGGGCACATCGCTTACAAACATATAAAACATCACGCCCCACAACTAACCTACCGGGCCGTTACCCAGGCCTGGAAAATAAGCGATAACAGCGTAATTTATTTGCCTGCAGGTAGTTCCCTCACTTTTTTGGAAGGTACATCCTGCCGCATAGGCAACGAGCGTTTTGAGATCATAGGCGAAATAGGCGAGCGTGAAGATATTACCGCCACCGCCAAATCATTTTTAAACTCGCCGTATTTATGGGGCGGCCGTACGCATTTTGGTATTGATTGCTCCGGTTTTACCCAGGTTGTTTATAAAATGAAAGGCATCAGGCTAAAACGTGATGCCAGCATGCAGGTAAAGGAAGGCAAAAAGGTAGAATCGTTGCAGGAAGCAAAAACCGGCGACCTGGCCTTTTTTGATAATGCCGAAGGAAAGGTAACCCATGTAGGCATTCTGCTTAACAATGAGCACATCATTCATGCATCGGGCAAGGTAAAAACAGATACCATCGACAATGAGGGCATCTACTCGGCCGATCAAAAACGCCATACCCACAAGCTTTGCGGTATCAGGCGTTTTATTCCGTAA